The Erigeron canadensis isolate Cc75 chromosome 1, C_canadensis_v1, whole genome shotgun sequence genome segment tCTCTGTGGTGTGCTTTCGTCCCTGTCTCCGTTAAGTCTTCcccacgtgcaagtcacgtgaggggcaatTTCGTCTCATTTTTTTATTGGATTGTGGGTCTCGATATGTAAACAACCACCGTcctattttctcatttttcatccCCGTGCTCTCTCAGACTCCCACCCTTTCGAATTCCCcccaaaaaaaacacacacaaaacaacATGGAAAGACCACGATGGCGTAAAAGACAACCAGATGACGAAGATGATCTGAATTATATTTATGGTAAGTATTAATATAGGTTTTTCATAAAAAGaagtatttagggttttttttgttatttttttaggGGTTTCGCCAAAAAAAaggtttatcatttttttaatttttttttgttttttcatgcAGATGTTTACAAGGATCTTTTTATCATCCACGTTCATTATGATGATAAGTTCACAGAAAACCCTAATAGAGAATACGTCGATGGAAAGATTCAAGCTTTTGACTTTATTGAGCATGATATATTTTCTATGCATGACATGAATGATATGATTACAGAACTTGGGTATGATGGTATaatgtattatcattttttgCTTCCTGAAAAAGATTTAGATGTTGGTCTTAGACCATTAGGAACTGATAAGGATATTATTAAGATGATAAGTTATGTTCCTAAGTTTCAAGAAATTCATGTGTATGTGGAACATGGGGTTACCACATTAGAGGATCATTTTCTCCCTAAAACAGGGTGTATTATAGAGGAAATAGATGATGAGCTGAATGTAGTTGATTTTAAGAATTCTACGTTTAGAAAACCATTGTTGATTGAGGGTCCTGGTGAACAGAGTAAGCAATCAATTAAAGGACCAATTGTGGAACAAAATGTAATAGAAAAAGCAATACCAAATGTCACGAATTTAGAACAGAATGTGAATGTAGAACAGAATGTGGAAGGTTATGGCTCAGATGTAGAAGAGAATGAAGCAGATGAAGAAGAGAATGAAATTGAGGAACAACAGAATGAAGCAGATGAAGAAGAGAATGAAACTGAGGAACAAGAGAATGAAGCAGATGAAGAAGATAATGAAACCGAGGAACAAGAGAATGAAGCAGATGAAGAAGAGAATGAGAGCAGAACAGAGGGAGATGATAGTGAGGATGGTGATTTTGAACCtgagaaagaaagagatgtTGGGGATGATGACAATGAGGAGGATGAGCATGTAGGTGGTGGTGCAGCACTTGACAAAGAAGGAGATGATGACTATGAAATTGACATGAAAAACTTTAAGTTTAACTTTGAGAAAGAACAAAAATCCAGTGAGAAAAAAGAGTTTACTCCACAAATAGGAGAATTGGAGATGAATGAGGAGGTTGTGCCAATAGACTTTGATGACTTTGACAGTGGTCCTGATGAGGACACTGCAGAAGGTGATAGAAAGAAGAAACTGAAACACTTGAGAAGGAAGCAGATTTATGACCCTAATATAGTGGTTAAAAGTAGATTCTATGTGTCCCAAGTGTTCAGTTCAAAAAAACCACTGAAAGCCATGATCAAACAACATGCAATTGACACTAGGATGGATATTAAGCTTGTAAAAGATGACAATGTGAGGGTGAGGGCTAGGTGTTTTGGTATGGTTTCTTCATCTTCTAAACCAGTGATGACAAAGAATTTCATAAGGCAGGAAAAACAAAGACTTGCTTCACCagaaaaatcacaaaaaacaaaggaaaaaacAACTGTAGAGGGTCAGTTAGATAAAGAAGAAAATGCAGAGGGTCAAAAGAGTAAAATTGACAAAGGAAAGGGGGTTATTGGGGATTTGTGTCAGGATACAGAGGtgaaaaaagcaaaaaagtcCACTTGCCCATGGACTTTACATGTATCTAAGGGAAAAGGAGAGAATAGGTGGATGGTCAAAACCTTAACAGAAGAACATAAATGTCTTCAAGTAAGGGAATTAAGGCAGTGTGACTCTACCTTCATCTGCAACGAAATTACTACTGTATGAAAGATTACAACCAACAGTATGAAAGATTAAGAGATTATGGTTTGGAGCTTATGAGAAGAAACCCAAACACTACTGTGAGAATTGATGTTCATCCAGAACCAAACCCAAACTCAGAAACAAGGATATTTAGGAGGATATATGTTTGTTTGGGGCCTTTGAAAGAAGGGTTTAAAACATGTGGGAGAGATTTGCTAGGGTTTGATGGTGCCTTCATGTAGGGTCCATATCCAGGTCAGGTTCTCACAGCAGTGGGTGTGGATCCTAATAATGGAATATACCCTCTAGCATATGCTATTGTTGAAGCTGAAACATTTGATTCATGGAAATCGTTTTTGGAGTTGATTGCAGAAGACTTGGATATACCAACAAATGGCAATTTCACATTCATTTCAGACAGACAGAAGGTATTGTTTAATTAACTATTCAATAAAAttaagatttaattatttaaaactaTGTCATAATTGTCATACTCTTGTCACTGACAGGGATTGATTCCAGCTTTAGCTAAAGTTTTCCCAAGTGCAGAACATAGATATTGTCTTAGACATATCTATGAAAATATGAGCAAGACATTCAAAGGTGAAATTATAAGAGAGCTGTTATGGAAGTGTGCAACTAGAACAAATGTCATGGATTTTGATGCTGCAATGGAAGAGCTCAGGGTGGAGAATGAAGGTGCATATAAGTATTTGAAGGCAATCAACCCTCAACATTGGAGTAGAGCACATTTTTCTGGTAATTTTCATTAGTAATTTTTCTGGTTATTTTTATACTAGTTAACTGTTACATTAGTATGTTGcattaaaatttaatgttattCTCAGGGAGGGCTCATTGTGATATCCTGTTGAACAATATATGTGAAAGTTTTAATAGTAGATTGGTTGAAGCAAGAGAGAAACCTATTATAAGCTGCCTAGAATACATTAGAGAGTATCTGATGAAGAGAGTAGTTATTGTTCAGAAGGTCATTGATGTACAAAAGGGTCCTTTGACACCTGCAGCTACCATGCTATTTGAGGTAATTAAAACAGTTGCTAATAAGTGTACTGCTATTTGGAATGGGATGGACAAGTTTCAGGTTAAGGATTCTTATAGGGAGCAATGTGTGGTAGATATAAGGTTAAGAACATGTACTTGTGGGAACTGGCAGTTGACTGGGATGCCTTGCAAACATGCAGTGTGTGGGTTATGGGATGCTAAAAAGAATTCAATATGTACAGGGGAACTTGAGGATTGGGTTCATGCATGTTATAGGTTGGACACATGGAAAGAGGTTTACAATTTTAAGATTGAACCTGTGGTTGGATCCACATCATGGCCAAAAAGTGAATGCCCTACTAGACTTCTCCCTCCTAAACATAAGACTCAAGTAGGCAGGcccaaaaaacaaaggaaaaaaagTACAATGGAAATTGAAGCTGCCAAAATGGTGAAAAATGGGAAGATTAGTAGGAAAAGGAAGAGCATTACATGTGGGAAGTGTGGGAATAAGGGTCAAAATGCTGTCAATTGCAAGGGCCAAGGTGGTGCAACTTAAGCTGGTCCAAGTCAGCCAAGTAAGGGTGTGAAGAGAAAGAAGACTGCTGGTGTGAGTGCAAGTCAGCCAAATCCTCCTGTTAAAAGAACAGAGAGAACTGCTGCTCAAGCTGGTGAGAGTGCAAGTCAGCCAACTGCTAGCCAAGAAAATCTGCTACTCAAGTTCCTGCAACTGCTAGCCAAGCTGGATGCAGTCAACCATTGGATGTGTAACTCAATGATTTAGAAAAACTGTTTTTGTTTCTGATGTGTAATTTGTTTCTGAATTCTGTTTTTAAACCTAGACTTTGTTTCTGTTTGTAACTTGTCACAATTTTGATGCTTATATACACCATTATGATGGTTATCTGCCAATTTTGATGGTTATATGTCAATGGTTATATGCCTACTATGTTTTTGAATTCACAAGCAGATTTAAAGTACCAATATTACATGTTTATGGCAATTTTGATGGTTAAAGCACCAATATTACATTGAAGGGAAAAATTTTATACATTGAACCAACATCACAATACAAACTAATAATACTTCAAACAAAAAAGTGAATACAAACCAACTTAATAATACTtcaacaaaaaaaccaaaaacatataaaaaaaatccaactGAAAACCAAGCATTTCTTCAATCTAGCCACttgttcatttttttctttcaaagtaGCTTCCAACTTGTTTTTGTGAATTATATCAGTCGATCTTTCACACATTGGTGGATCCACCCATCCAAGAAAACCACAACTTTTTGTTTCCTGGTAATATCAAGATAACAACCAAATacaagaaaactaaaaaagggGGCCCCGATTCAAGAAAACTATTTCGActttcaaatcaaaacaaacagAAGGCTTACAATTAAAAATAGGGTCGGGAATACTTACACTTCTTGAACAACAATAAAAACGACGACCAGGATTCAGTGGTGTCCATGATGTTTTCACAACAGAAGACTTCCCACAAAGACAATATCCTACCATCGATTCAAAAGGGGAGGTGAAATTAGGGCTCAATTGAAAAGGGGGAGAGGAAAAGGGGGAAATGATCGGGTTGGATAGGTTGGAATGTTGGATATATGATTTAAGTggatttttgacatttttatatGACTTATATGAGCCAAATTACGAAATTACCCCTCACGTGACATGCACGTGAGGGGTCTTAACAGAGGGACGTTAACGGAAAGAACAGAAAGCACACCACAGGGatgaaaaaaaatccaaaactaACGGAGGGATGAAACACTAGCTTTTCGAATGaccacagggacgaaatttGTATTTTTCCCTAATTTTTATCTACCGCGTGAATGTTATTTAAgcggttttgattttgtttacGGTGTATTAaattgcctttcaaaaaaaaatatctgtATTAAATAAAGTTAACTTTATTTGTGCTATTTACGATAACTTTTATTTATCGTTACTTGAACTAGGAATTGGAGTCGATGAAAATGTTATTTAAATGCACCTTATTTTAATAAGTGAAAGATAATAGAGTACTATATTTATTTACACCATCTAGATTTTATCTAAGAAATTAAATCAACGGCATCAAATGCAAATTCTAATAAAATATATTCTTATTTATAGACTACAACTACCTAAAGTAGCTAAATAAGTAGTTAAAGTAAGCTTCTggctaaaaaaaatttatttgaacCATTTAGATTTTATCTAAGAAATTGAATCAACAGCATCGAATGCAAGCTCTGATAAagttttattcttatttatGGACTACAACAACCTAACGTAATTAAATAAGTAGTTAAAGTAAGCTCCTAGCTAAAATGAGTCTTAGTTCTATCTACCGACAAGAATTTTTTAGACATGATTAAAAGTTTGTTGTACATTGGTTATTTCGGAGTTCCATGCCCATGGATTGCCTTATTATAGCTTTTTGAATCGCCGGGCATGCCGGCTAAGAAATGTCGTCCTCGTTTCtgtcttttttatatatatgtttttacattgtctttttattttctactcttcgttcttttaatttttggtttcaTTACACGATAGATATATGTATTCAATATTGTAAATTGCTTTTGTTTTTATGAACAATTGTAATCTTGCttttagatagatatatatttgaaatgTCAAAGTTTAAGCATACATATATAAGGGAACCAAAAGATAACAAAATGTAATTGCAGGTATTGAAGGCATGCAACACCAAACGGAATATAATGTGATATTTGAATAagtatatagatttatataataatcatttgaattggaagaaacATTGAACTTTTAACTTATAACTTAATATTCATAGGCGAATGATATATATAACCTAGTGAACAAATCAATTTATACTCTATCTAAAACAAAGTAACACATATGATATAAGTTGTAAAACAATAATCAATATTATTCTAAATTATATGCAACACTTTTAcaattttatttgattatgCATCACTTGCttttttattatacattaaaCTACCAATGAAATGCAAAAATACcaatgtattttatataatacacatcaaactcaattttttttatatataaatatacctaTGAAATGCAAAACTACCAATGTATTTTGAATAACCACATTATAAGAATATTAGTTAAAAGTGTAATATATAtgaagttaaaaataaataaagtatgtGAAATAACATCTAATAGTTTGATGCATATCACgtgaaaatagaaaaatatgtagcgacatttttttttcttaagaaaTTCCATAATGCATTGATCCAAAGAAAATACCCGGTACAAAGTAATATGGTGAACATTGTGTACATTTAAATAAGTACAAGCATGGTACCGCACAATGCAGCGACGATAGTGGGCATGACGGTCTAGTATTGTCGGTGACGgtatttaaaaacataaattactaaaaataaaaaaggaccATTTTGCTTTTTAAGAGAGTAGAGATAGAAATATTAGACATTCAAAACTCAAACTCTATAATATTACTACTTTTCAGAATGATAGGGTAAGCTTAATATGAGTTAGAAACTTACAATATGAATTTGTttcataatatttaattaaaatgcaTATTGGTATAACTAGCATAATATTAAATTGTACAATAAGATATTTAGTACTTGTCAAGTAAACAAATCATTTTGAagtaagaaataaataaattgcgGTTGGtttctattttttctttctttctaataaTCCGGAATGGCACTAGCTACTTGATCCAACAAATGCTAAAAGATGAAAATTCTTCATCATACATcatacataaataaacaaagTATCAATATATTTCAAAATATGAACAatatttaacaatccaaaatttCATACATACATTTTTAGAAAAGTGCTAGCTGATTCTTTAATATTTGTAATCACCCATCAAAGTTTTAATAGGTTCAACTGAAAAACATTATAGTACTGTTTTAAATATTGAATCAGTAGACAGAAAATTAATTAAGTGGTGTTGtgattttatgaattttttaacTGATATATCAACAATAAACCACTGGTGATTTTAGAACATGTTTAAGTTGAGAGGTCAAACTCTACTCACCAATTAcagtacaatatatatatgttttttaatatcttttagtGTGTACTACACGTAAAACAATCTTAATAATAGTATTAAAACTATGTCGTCTAAAAAAAGACCTTAAATTAGcgaatgaaaatatatataccacAATCAAGGGACGTTATTTAAAATTCTCTAATCCATAGGGTAGTCAGATGAAATATAATTCTTATATAAGAATCATCATGCATCTTAGAAGACAAAAACATTCATAAAACATCTAGCTTGTTGATTATGCCCACATACCCGGCCCAATCAAAAAGTTAGTATAATAATGTCAATTTATGTTGTGGGAGGTTTAGTATTATTGATCACATATGCATTTATCAGATTTTTGAACTTGGTGTGGTTCAAACCAAAGAAAATCGAAAAATTTCTAACAGAACAAGGTCTACATGGCAACTCTTACAAAATTTTCTTTGGAGATTTGAAAGAGATGGTGGAGTTGATAGTTCAAGCTAAATCTAAACCCATAGGTCTAACAGATGATATCGTTCCACGAGTGCTTCCATTCGTGCATAAGTCTGCCACTACATATGGTACGTGACGTTCGTAGtaactatatatacatgattATCTATTTTTGCTTGTTATTCAAATGCGCGAAAGAAATAGTATCGTTTACTTTTATAGGCAAGGTTTGTTTTACATGGATGGGCTACAAACCGGTGGTGCAAGTGTCTGAACCTTCTATGATAAGAGAGATATTCGCTAACTATTATCAATTTCAAAAGCCACGAGGAGGAAACCCGCTAACAAAATTGCTAGCAAAGGGATTAATTGACACCGATGCTGACCAATGGATCAAACATAGAAAAATCATAAACCCTGCATTTCATGTGGTGAAGCTCAAGGTTAATTTCTACCTCATATATGCCTTTTCTCTTATGTTACCatatgaaaaaaatgattgtAAACTAgaattttatatacttttgtaGCATATGGTACCTGCGTTTTATACAAGTTGTAGCGAAATGATCCAAAAGTGGGACAAAATGTTAACCAAAGATATCTGTTGTGAAGTCGATGTGTGGCCTTATCTTCAGTCATTTACTAGTGATGTAATTTCACGTACTGCTTTCGGTAGTAGTTTTGAGGAAGGAAGGAAGATATTTCAACTTCAACAAGAACAATCAGAACTTATCATAAAAGCAGAACAATCTGTTTACATTCCAGGATCAAGGTCGGTAAATTTCTACTCGACATTTTTTAACTTGCTCTTATTTTAGTAAGTTGCACTCATTTATAAAGATACCACAAGTTAATATTTGATGTATGCATTGATTTTACAGTTAAACTtgatttttatagatttttgcCAACACGGTCCAACATGAGGATTAAAGAGATCGACAAGGAAGTGAAGGCTTTAATAAGAAGTATCATCGACAAGAGGGTGATCATGATGAAACTTGGGAACTTTGATAATGAAGACCTTTTGGGCATACTCTTGGATTCCAATTACAAAGAAATCAAACATCATGGAAATAGTATATTTGGACTAAGCTTAGAGGAAGTAATCGAAGAGTGCAAGCTTTTCTACTTTGCAGGGCAAGAAACCACTGGAAATCTGCTCGTTTGGACTTTGATTTTACTAAGTCAATACTCAGATTGGCAGACCCGTGCTAGAAATGAAGTTTTAGATGTCTTTGGGGATAAAAAACCAGATATTGATGGGTTAAATCATCTCAAAGTTGTAAGCTTTTTTGTACCAGTTTACGAATCTATCTTATGTAGTCGTGATGTTTCTCACTGCCACATTTTCTTTACTGTAATTGAATATATTTTTCGGTTTTTAGGTGAACATGATTTTCAATGAGGTTCTTAGATTATATCCACCGGGGGCAGCACTAGGAAGGATGGTACATAAAGAAACCAAATTAGGGAACATTACTTTACCAGCAGGAACACATATCCAATTGAACACGTTACTATTACACCATGACCGTGATTTATGGGGAGATGATGTAAAAGAGTTCAATCCCGATAGATTTTCTGAAGGTGTGTTAAAAGCGACCAAGGGGCAAGCTTCCTATGTACCATTTGGAGGGGGGCCACGTATATGTATCGGACAAAATTTTGCTATGATGGAAGCAAAAATGGCACTAGTAATGATACTTCAACACTTCTCTTTTGAATTATCACCATCATACTCGCATGCCCCTCACACCATCATCACTTTGCAACCTCAGTTTGGCGCTCCCTTGATTCTAAATAAGTTCTAAATGGTCATCATCCATGTTTCAGTCTAATAATTTGCACTATTGT includes the following:
- the LOC122584728 gene encoding cytochrome P450 CYP72A219-like; its protein translation is MSIYVVGGLVLLITYAFIRFLNLVWFKPKKIEKFLTEQGLHGNSYKIFFGDLKEMVELIVQAKSKPIGLTDDIVPRVLPFVHKSATTYGKVCFTWMGYKPVVQVSEPSMIREIFANYYQFQKPRGGNPLTKLLAKGLIDTDADQWIKHRKIINPAFHVVKLKHMVPAFYTSCSEMIQKWDKMLTKDICCEVDVWPYLQSFTSDVISRTAFGSSFEEGRKIFQLQQEQSELIIKAEQSVYIPGSRFLPTRSNMRIKEIDKEVKALIRSIIDKRVIMMKLGNFDNEDLLGILLDSNYKEIKHHGNSIFGLSLEEVIEECKLFYFAGQETTGNLLVWTLILLSQYSDWQTRARNEVLDVFGDKKPDIDGLNHLKVVNMIFNEVLRLYPPGAALGRMVHKETKLGNITLPAGTHIQLNTLLLHHDRDLWGDDVKEFNPDRFSEGVLKATKGQASYVPFGGGPRICIGQNFAMMEAKMALVMILQHFSFELSPSYSHAPHTIITLQPQFGAPLILNKF